The Halorussus salinus genome contains a region encoding:
- the mntA gene encoding type VII toxin-antitoxin system MntA family adenylyltransferase antitoxin translates to MRDDEHVRMVHTDDSAVERVELDRLRSYLDQQRVVFAILFGSHARGTAGPDSDVDIALRFPETLDARERFRLRNQIDADLQQYAEEFVDVSDIEQLPTAVAHAALQDGLLLTGDEQAVETYHEQIKDEYESTVDERKRQQREFIDRLASGDA, encoded by the coding sequence ATGCGGGACGATGAACACGTACGTATGGTGCATACAGACGACTCCGCGGTCGAACGCGTCGAGCTCGACCGACTGCGGTCGTATCTCGACCAACAGCGAGTCGTCTTTGCGATTCTCTTCGGCTCGCACGCACGCGGAACCGCTGGCCCAGACTCAGACGTGGACATCGCACTCCGTTTCCCGGAGACATTGGACGCTCGGGAACGATTCCGACTGCGAAACCAAATCGATGCGGACCTCCAGCAGTATGCCGAGGAGTTTGTGGACGTAAGCGATATCGAGCAACTCCCGACTGCCGTCGCACACGCCGCTCTCCAAGACGGTCTCCTGCTAACTGGCGACGAACAGGCCGTCGAAACCTATCACGAGCAAATCAAAGACGAGTACGAGTCAACGGTCGACGAGCGGAAACGCCAACAGCGTGAATTCATCGACCGATTAGCAAGCGGAGACGCATAG
- the hepT gene encoding type VII toxin-antitoxin system HepT family RNase toxin gives MVNEDVFVDKLRHINQYIEDLEQMRGLSKAEYVDDMVTQRAVERTLMNLIQACIDLAQHVRSTENLSPSGTAKQEIQALGEADIISNETQAKLEEAVGFRNILAHRYGDVDHDVVYDVLHDDLQWFNRFQQELAQWFQQLD, from the coding sequence ATGGTCAACGAAGACGTGTTCGTTGACAAACTCCGCCACATCAACCAGTACATCGAGGACCTCGAACAGATGCGAGGTCTCTCAAAGGCCGAGTATGTGGACGATATGGTGACCCAGCGAGCAGTCGAGCGGACGTTGATGAACCTTATTCAGGCGTGTATCGACCTTGCTCAGCACGTTCGGTCGACAGAGAATCTCTCCCCGAGCGGAACCGCCAAACAGGAGATACAGGCACTTGGGGAAGCAGACATCATCTCGAACGAGACGCAGGCGAAACTCGAAGAAGCAGTCGGGTTTCGAAATATTCTCGCGCACAGATACGGCGACGTCGATCACGACGTTGTGTACGACGTACTCCACGATGACTTGCAGTGGTTCAATCGCTTCCAACAGGAACTCGCTCAGTGGTTCCAACAACTCGATTGA
- a CDS encoding winged helix-turn-helix domain-containing protein, whose translation MTETWDDINEQVKADWKNDTTPFERVYEIIEQTHDGQSAAEIAGRALVSEPTARRHCKTLVNTGFAETDHDNQTTLYRRNSDRILMSRIRELRDEANRTELLEGIKDMKAEIRDYEDRYDVVSPEELAQKLDADETDGWNDLTAWKTTRQNLAVAQAALAYGEASHHLTA comes from the coding sequence ATGACCGAGACATGGGATGACATCAACGAACAGGTTAAAGCGGACTGGAAAAACGACACCACGCCATTCGAGCGGGTGTACGAGATCATCGAACAAACCCACGACGGGCAATCGGCAGCGGAGATTGCCGGCCGGGCTCTCGTAAGCGAGCCGACTGCGCGTCGGCACTGCAAGACGCTCGTGAACACTGGATTCGCCGAAACGGACCACGACAACCAAACAACGCTGTATCGGCGTAACAGCGACCGGATTCTGATGTCCCGGATCCGCGAGCTCCGTGACGAAGCCAATCGAACCGAGTTGCTCGAGGGCATCAAGGACATGAAAGCCGAGATCCGGGACTACGAGGATCGCTACGACGTGGTGTCACCCGAGGAACTCGCCCAGAAACTCGACGCCGACGAGACAGACGGGTGGAACGACCTCACCGCGTGGAAGACTACTCGGCAGAATCTCGCCGTCGCCCAAGCAGCACTCGCCTACGGTGAAGCCAGCCACCACCTCACCGCATGA
- a CDS encoding DUF7389 domain-containing protein yields MSEHNSSSRTTTESKATNDESSPTEYVERSDVGVSLTVKLKRGTGTRDEDQIKAKVKAKTLKDARDDMNALRAYIRDLAEDTRQIQPAE; encoded by the coding sequence ATGTCAGAACACAACTCGTCTTCCCGTACAACGACCGAATCGAAAGCGACCAATGACGAATCATCACCGACGGAGTACGTCGAGCGGAGCGACGTCGGTGTCTCACTCACTGTGAAACTCAAGCGTGGAACCGGTACACGGGATGAAGACCAGATCAAGGCGAAGGTGAAAGCGAAAACGCTCAAAGACGCTCGTGACGATATGAACGCACTTCGAGCGTACATTCGTGACCTTGCCGAGGACACCCGTCAGATTCAACCGGCGGAATAA
- a CDS encoding DUF7503 family protein, whose protein sequence is MAEYFSKHPRMMGILFTAGLLALEAVGQVSAGGGAHTAGP, encoded by the coding sequence ATGGCGGAGTACTTTAGCAAACACCCTCGAATGATGGGCATCCTCTTCACCGCTGGCCTTCTTGCGCTTGAAGCGGTAGGACAGGTAAGTGCCGGAGGTGGAGCCCACACCGCAGGACCGTAA
- a CDS encoding DUF6166 domain-containing protein — translation MSGTTDSQSLEQTRPNQKQDIVYVGYRRRGRAVVEKQPGQERVTPEPSLELANHSPSGFSWGYSGSGPSQLALALLLDYTDDEDVAIAHYTRFKNRGVSQLDCSHPEGYWQPTGTDIENTLRELSDQAVAPSN, via the coding sequence ATGAGTGGAACAACCGACTCGCAATCACTCGAACAGACACGGCCAAACCAGAAACAGGATATCGTCTACGTCGGCTACCGGCGACGCGGACGCGCTGTCGTAGAAAAACAACCCGGTCAAGAGCGGGTGACACCAGAGCCGAGTCTCGAACTGGCGAACCACAGTCCCTCGGGCTTCAGCTGGGGATACAGTGGAAGTGGCCCGTCGCAACTTGCGCTTGCGCTTCTGCTGGACTATACCGACGATGAAGATGTCGCGATAGCCCACTACACTAGGTTCAAAAACCGGGGCGTGAGCCAGTTGGACTGCTCACATCCTGAAGGGTACTGGCAGCCCACCGGCACCGACATCGAAAACACCCTTCGTGAACTGTCCGACCAAGCCGTCGCACCGTCTAACTGA
- a CDS encoding biosurfactant protein 1 — MTRRDSDHEELRPLGEATHVPDDKLSNNSDEGSNQKQTDAIDAEYPNNTTATESECSSCGASIPASRTKCRFCLVNHLDSTEEEQSRSDTEWTLLHVVHFVVEASTFDSAVAKGTAAAGLLVKADRDSAVDDCQPISEFDEEPASQLAGKWPSLPEAVRVRSDSGRQLLKTARELTEWQDTTQPRHDGKHTTFLYDESGRGVRDESRLMTLLENADGVWLVPAIALQQSIGETKADSQQRGRPNRRHLECRECDRDTRHRFLDFETVPDDKWSDQPMWECHVCSTSRYGPEPKADQ, encoded by the coding sequence ATGACTAGGCGGGACTCAGACCACGAAGAACTTCGGCCGCTCGGCGAAGCAACGCATGTTCCCGACGACAAACTCTCCAACAATAGTGACGAAGGATCCAATCAAAAACAAACCGACGCAATTGACGCAGAGTATCCCAACAACACAACAGCAACAGAGAGCGAGTGTTCCTCCTGTGGAGCATCAATCCCTGCGAGTCGGACCAAATGTCGGTTCTGTCTGGTGAACCACCTCGATAGCACCGAGGAGGAACAGTCGAGGTCCGATACCGAGTGGACACTGCTTCACGTTGTTCATTTCGTCGTGGAAGCATCGACGTTCGACAGCGCCGTCGCGAAGGGGACTGCAGCCGCGGGCCTCCTCGTGAAGGCCGACAGAGACTCCGCGGTCGACGACTGCCAACCAATCTCCGAGTTCGACGAAGAGCCTGCATCACAACTTGCCGGCAAGTGGCCTTCGCTTCCTGAAGCAGTACGGGTTAGGTCCGACTCAGGCAGACAGCTACTCAAGACTGCCCGTGAACTGACGGAGTGGCAGGACACGACGCAACCGCGTCACGACGGTAAACATACGACGTTCCTCTACGACGAAAGCGGACGTGGCGTTCGCGACGAAAGTCGTCTTATGACGCTTCTTGAGAACGCAGACGGCGTGTGGCTGGTCCCCGCGATTGCACTCCAGCAATCTATCGGGGAGACCAAGGCTGACAGCCAGCAACGCGGGCGACCAAACAGGAGGCACCTCGAGTGTCGTGAGTGCGACCGCGATACGAGGCACCGATTCCTCGACTTCGAGACTGTCCCTGACGACAAGTGGAGTGACCAACCAATGTGGGAGTGCCACGTCTGCAGTACGTCCCGATACGGGCCAGAACCCAAAGCAGACCAGTAA
- a CDS encoding MarR family transcriptional regulator encodes MMGEAPLRVLDALTEDRSITALHEQTGYSMGRVHEVVEELEQNGLVVTKRGNRNRRVVSATETAVFRAYRRLQSQHSHIDFPELLSRRTLHVCWFLDQPRKVSEIADRLPITRQRVYQLLAPLQERAMLTKDGTQYKIADDLTDLVEFARAFVDHEHAHRVRKYAPSAVVLWSTPAEALVSVESKQDRQQLVDTDVWAVSGLARYEEYGLTFFGANQPPVFYSELDTEITVEQLVCHTLVAKTDSRRTSYALLLLTTTAFDEDRLRAAATEYGLTGLIEDMLSFLHGEPTSSEYIPSVRDFEALKQQYEVTS; translated from the coding sequence ATGATGGGGGAAGCGCCTCTTCGAGTCCTCGACGCATTGACCGAGGACCGATCGATTACAGCCCTTCACGAGCAAACGGGCTATAGCATGGGCCGCGTCCACGAAGTGGTCGAAGAGCTAGAGCAGAACGGCCTCGTCGTGACCAAACGCGGAAATCGCAATCGAAGAGTGGTTTCAGCCACCGAAACAGCCGTCTTCCGCGCCTACCGGCGACTCCAAAGCCAACACTCACATATCGATTTCCCGGAACTTCTCTCTCGACGCACCCTCCACGTCTGCTGGTTTCTGGACCAACCCCGGAAAGTGAGCGAGATTGCAGACCGACTTCCGATAACACGCCAGCGGGTCTACCAACTCCTTGCACCACTGCAAGAGCGTGCAATGCTTACCAAAGACGGAACCCAGTACAAGATTGCAGACGACCTCACGGACCTTGTTGAATTCGCTCGGGCGTTCGTCGACCACGAACACGCACACCGAGTGCGAAAATACGCCCCGAGTGCGGTCGTTCTGTGGAGTACCCCCGCAGAAGCACTTGTGTCCGTCGAATCGAAACAGGACCGACAACAGCTCGTGGATACGGATGTCTGGGCAGTATCAGGGCTTGCACGGTACGAAGAGTACGGCCTCACATTCTTTGGCGCGAACCAACCGCCGGTCTTCTACTCCGAACTCGACACCGAGATTACCGTCGAACAACTCGTCTGTCACACCCTCGTCGCCAAGACCGACAGTCGGCGGACGAGTTACGCACTCCTCCTACTCACGACGACCGCATTTGATGAAGACCGATTACGCGCAGCTGCAACGGAGTACGGCTTAACTGGACTCATTGAAGATATGCTTTCGTTCCTCCATGGTGAACCTACCAGCTCCGAGTATATCCCGAGTGTACGGGATTTCGAGGCACTCAAGCAACAATACGAGGTGACATCATGA
- a CDS encoding DUF6610 family protein, whose product MALSARPTSRIATEITTARQADHVAFLHRVPFALDAFRLGFLTGFREDCTYQQHQYTDLELPVGMLDNDFRNPDLNRYVERFFEYEPQVGVIGDAYDIDEVDEYVTAAREIQGSYPDADLVIVPKCRAAIRAVPDDLVVGYSRGYADRLAHEFSDPVDWRGRRVHILGGSPPKQLSVIDQLTRPTLTGDPPADIVGLDWNGIHRGAQFGEFWTPDGWDDSGRDADHVTIRKTVRHGLARIREFWQTKGVWPESTPQEDGREIAYQGPSPGDIESAACTECGTNVWTTERGPYVAEYDTGDICGYCSYDCYFTHRHRNKLEELAGEQSVYLPPA is encoded by the coding sequence ATGGCGCTCTCAGCACGTCCGACTAGTCGCATCGCAACCGAAATTACAACTGCCCGGCAGGCCGACCACGTAGCGTTCCTTCACCGCGTTCCCTTCGCGCTTGATGCATTCCGACTCGGTTTTCTCACGGGCTTTCGCGAAGACTGTACCTACCAACAGCACCAGTACACAGACTTGGAACTACCAGTCGGAATGCTCGACAACGATTTTCGCAATCCCGACCTCAATCGATACGTCGAGCGCTTTTTCGAGTACGAACCGCAAGTCGGTGTAATCGGTGACGCCTACGACATTGACGAGGTCGATGAATACGTTACTGCCGCGCGCGAAATCCAGGGAAGTTACCCGGATGCAGACCTCGTGATCGTCCCGAAGTGCCGTGCCGCGATTCGCGCAGTCCCCGATGATCTCGTCGTCGGGTACTCCCGCGGCTACGCCGATCGACTTGCCCACGAATTCTCTGACCCCGTAGATTGGCGTGGCCGTCGCGTCCACATTCTCGGTGGAAGCCCGCCCAAGCAACTCAGCGTAATCGACCAGCTTACTCGCCCGACGCTAACGGGCGACCCACCGGCCGATATCGTCGGCCTCGACTGGAACGGTATCCATCGCGGGGCGCAGTTCGGCGAGTTCTGGACGCCCGACGGGTGGGACGACAGCGGTCGCGACGCCGACCATGTGACGATTCGCAAGACGGTGCGCCACGGCCTCGCCCGGATTCGTGAGTTCTGGCAGACAAAGGGCGTCTGGCCCGAGTCGACACCCCAGGAGGACGGGCGAGAAATCGCGTATCAGGGTCCGTCACCGGGCGATATCGAGAGCGCGGCGTGTACCGAATGTGGCACAAACGTGTGGACGACCGAGCGCGGTCCATACGTCGCTGAGTACGACACGGGGGACATCTGTGGCTACTGCAGCTACGACTGCTACTTCACCCACCGCCATCGGAACAAGCTTGAGGAACTTGCCGGTGAGCAGAGCGTCTACCTCCCACCGGCGTGA
- a CDS encoding transcription initiation factor IIB: MATSDIYETAFDEDVQNDTTNQCPECDGRVATNVAETVCEECGLVLEDERIDHGPEWRSFSDDEQNRERTGAPLTATRHDRGLSTEIGRGTDANGNQLSGRKRRQLGRLRREQSRGRFQSKAERNLAHGLGEVRRISSALDLAETICDQACRLFRSAQNEDLLRGQSIEAMAAASVHGACRCNGLSRTFDDVTEPARVGQVRVRAAYQTLNTELGLPAKPVRPSGFIPQLASKLDIPERIRHRARQLADQAESAGVTAGVDPTGFAAACLYKAGCDAGRLMIQSDVARAANVSTVTIRTHRDTLNELAM; this comes from the coding sequence ATGGCAACGAGCGATATCTACGAGACGGCGTTCGACGAGGACGTACAGAACGACACAACGAACCAATGTCCGGAGTGTGATGGACGGGTGGCCACGAACGTCGCAGAGACCGTCTGTGAGGAGTGTGGACTCGTACTCGAAGACGAACGTATCGACCACGGGCCGGAGTGGCGGTCGTTCAGTGACGACGAGCAGAACCGAGAGCGTACAGGTGCGCCACTAACGGCCACTCGTCACGACCGCGGCCTCTCGACGGAAATCGGACGTGGGACCGACGCGAACGGAAATCAGCTCTCCGGGCGAAAGCGCCGACAACTCGGTCGACTCCGCCGGGAACAGTCCCGCGGACGATTCCAGTCGAAAGCCGAGCGCAATCTCGCGCATGGCCTCGGTGAGGTCCGCCGGATCAGTAGCGCGCTCGACCTCGCTGAAACCATTTGTGACCAAGCATGTCGGCTCTTCCGGAGCGCCCAGAATGAAGACCTGCTTCGGGGCCAGTCAATCGAGGCGATGGCGGCGGCGAGCGTCCACGGCGCGTGTCGATGTAACGGCCTCTCGCGAACATTCGATGATGTTACTGAGCCAGCGCGCGTTGGGCAGGTCCGAGTGAGGGCTGCGTATCAGACGCTGAATACGGAACTCGGCCTTCCGGCAAAACCCGTGAGGCCGAGTGGATTCATTCCGCAGTTAGCCTCGAAACTCGACATCCCCGAACGGATCCGGCATCGTGCCCGGCAGTTAGCAGACCAGGCAGAATCAGCAGGCGTTACTGCAGGCGTGGATCCGACAGGATTCGCCGCCGCGTGCTTGTACAAAGCAGGCTGTGACGCAGGGCGCTTGATGATCCAATCAGACGTCGCACGGGCCGCGAATGTCTCAACAGTGACCATCCGCACCCACCGGGATACATTGAACGAACTCGCTATGTAA
- a CDS encoding DUF6036 family nucleotidyltransferase, with the protein MSPFSGREAITEFLQDVDDQLDQSVEVYLVGGSAMTAHQLKDQTKDIDLVLGVSAEFELVRDALLDMGFVVENEPTAEFEGVGRTLELAGETGVQVDLFEEQIVGKLRLSTEMRERAERIYGGESVAGFTLSKEDMFLLKGVAGRGYDPEDMLALVRSGLQFSVVREELEAQLPVNTGTVEAHQLYSYSHPLMTFEQTITRFDGLPSGFIDRVEALADRAFTERAVIEHLQTSSLEIEVLCREVTDNDSSIDRPETVRKAVTNLAEKGVVERDGSDVSLAEEISLP; encoded by the coding sequence ATGAGTCCGTTTAGTGGCCGTGAGGCGATTACCGAATTCCTCCAAGATGTAGATGACCAGCTTGACCAGAGCGTCGAGGTCTATCTTGTCGGCGGCAGTGCGATGACTGCACACCAGCTGAAAGATCAGACAAAAGATATTGACCTCGTGCTCGGCGTTTCCGCAGAATTCGAACTCGTTCGAGATGCTCTCCTCGATATGGGGTTTGTCGTTGAGAATGAGCCGACCGCGGAGTTCGAGGGTGTTGGACGGACATTAGAGTTGGCTGGTGAGACGGGTGTTCAGGTGGATTTGTTTGAGGAGCAGATCGTCGGGAAGCTTCGGCTTTCGACGGAGATGCGCGAACGCGCAGAGCGAATATACGGAGGAGAGTCAGTTGCTGGTTTCACGCTTTCAAAAGAGGATATGTTCCTCCTGAAAGGCGTTGCAGGTCGTGGATACGATCCGGAGGATATGCTCGCGCTTGTGCGGTCTGGCCTACAGTTTAGCGTTGTCCGAGAAGAGCTTGAGGCACAACTCCCGGTCAATACAGGGACTGTCGAGGCTCACCAACTGTACAGCTACTCTCATCCCCTTATGACGTTTGAGCAGACAATTACGCGATTCGATGGGCTTCCCTCGGGGTTCATCGACCGAGTCGAAGCACTCGCAGACCGTGCCTTCACCGAGCGTGCCGTCATCGAACACCTCCAAACGAGCTCTCTGGAAATCGAGGTTCTGTGCCGGGAAGTTACAGACAATGACAGCTCCATCGACCGGCCAGAAACTGTCCGGAAAGCGGTCACCAATTTAGCTGAAAAGGGAGTTGTCGAGCGAGATGGCTCGGACGTCTCGCTAGCCGAGGAGATTTCACTTCCCTGA
- a CDS encoding MarR family transcriptional regulator, which produces MLQSIELEVLATVERGDTISDLATDLDHSKSYLSRAVAGLAEKGLVYTKRNGREKQVIPSDARAVELYQDFVRQHSHIEFPELLTGKTLEVLYYLDQPRTVAEIAEQSGNYRNTVNRVLKRLRDRGLVGTDDGCYCFNGDFGRLHDFARELAHHLHRQRLESVAPNGTLLWEDYDEFLAQTETEIDVEGFHETGLAHFAAFDLQFLLTGHRYYLYSEDLDAVSPAELCCHTLLIDDDTRHRSYCLLLLSRIDVGEGDLRDKATKYGLEDEIDALLRYLETHGDVEDDSLPKWSEFQELAADYEVPLQ; this is translated from the coding sequence GTGTTGCAGAGCATCGAACTGGAGGTCCTCGCCACCGTCGAACGCGGCGACACGATCTCCGACCTCGCGACGGATCTTGACCACAGTAAGAGTTATCTCTCGCGTGCCGTCGCGGGCCTCGCCGAGAAAGGCTTAGTCTACACGAAGCGCAACGGCCGCGAAAAACAGGTCATTCCTTCGGATGCTCGGGCGGTCGAACTCTACCAAGATTTCGTGCGCCAGCACTCCCACATCGAGTTTCCCGAACTGTTGACGGGCAAAACTCTTGAGGTGCTTTACTATCTTGACCAGCCACGAACCGTCGCCGAGATTGCCGAGCAAAGCGGGAACTACCGCAACACTGTTAATCGTGTTCTCAAACGGTTACGGGACCGTGGACTCGTCGGCACGGACGACGGGTGCTACTGTTTCAACGGAGACTTCGGGCGACTTCACGACTTCGCACGTGAACTTGCCCACCATCTCCACCGGCAGCGCCTCGAATCAGTTGCTCCAAACGGGACACTCCTCTGGGAAGACTACGACGAATTTCTCGCGCAAACGGAGACGGAAATCGACGTAGAGGGGTTTCACGAAACTGGCCTCGCTCACTTCGCGGCCTTCGACCTCCAGTTCCTGCTGACCGGCCACCGCTACTACCTCTACTCCGAGGATCTTGACGCAGTCTCGCCAGCGGAGCTGTGCTGTCACACGTTGCTGATTGACGACGACACTCGTCACCGCTCGTACTGCTTACTCCTGCTCAGTCGCATTGACGTCGGCGAGGGTGACCTTCGAGATAAAGCGACGAAGTACGGGTTGGAAGACGAAATCGACGCCTTGCTCCGGTATCTCGAGACACACGGTGATGTCGAGGACGACTCCCTTCCCAAGTGGTCCGAGTTCCAAGAGTTGGCGGCTGACTACGAGGTGCCACTACAATGA
- a CDS encoding DUF7557 family protein, producing MGDPNTDSTSAAMSSTRMSRHVQLDDDLYERIKANRQEGESFSETIERLIDNRSLRDLQDVFDSEQVGEMRDAIKIPEEEDTAAVRELGKRFD from the coding sequence GTGGGTGACCCAAATACCGATTCAACTTCGGCGGCAATGTCGTCGACAAGGATGTCGCGCCACGTTCAGCTTGATGACGACCTCTACGAGCGCATCAAAGCAAATAGACAGGAAGGAGAGTCGTTTAGTGAGACTATCGAGCGCCTCATCGACAACCGTTCGCTCCGTGACCTTCAGGATGTCTTCGACAGCGAGCAAGTGGGTGAGATGCGGGACGCGATCAAGATACCAGAGGAAGAAGATACTGCCGCGGTCCGTGAACTCGGCAAGCGCTTCGACTAA
- a CDS encoding DNA-binding protein, with amino-acid sequence MSSNNASGKVVSVDAQALEQADEAEVDADGFEVVEDIPELRATVEQEIQAKVDANHPNGIKETNKERIQGTTLEQEERIRAREAELERISVRAKVSKQDGRAERARDIAAKRSKERRREFQKRAASVTPMADPDRPDPREELSQDELASVNEQTKRLSEKLDGWTRAAISRRLAERVVEGASMMSAVVGVHEELQTASGHVIPIDKLEEVNRKEVSISGRVETLWEPSHPSIAQVGLIEDESGRVRVTIWKNSRAPWMEEGEQVCIRGAARNWYEGRVSLAVTGWSTMFFPERGRWWE; translated from the coding sequence ATGTCTAGTAACAACGCAAGCGGCAAGGTCGTTTCGGTCGATGCACAGGCACTTGAACAGGCGGACGAAGCAGAAGTCGATGCGGATGGCTTCGAGGTTGTTGAGGATATACCCGAACTTAGAGCGACGGTCGAGCAGGAAATCCAAGCGAAGGTGGATGCAAACCACCCGAACGGAATCAAGGAGACGAACAAAGAGCGAATTCAGGGTACGACACTCGAACAAGAGGAGCGCATTCGGGCGCGAGAAGCCGAACTGGAGCGAATTAGTGTCCGTGCCAAAGTCAGTAAGCAGGATGGTCGGGCAGAGCGGGCGCGAGACATTGCGGCAAAGCGGAGCAAAGAGCGGCGTCGGGAGTTCCAGAAGCGGGCGGCGAGCGTGACTCCAATGGCGGACCCGGACCGGCCGGATCCACGCGAGGAGCTATCCCAAGACGAGCTAGCGAGCGTGAACGAGCAGACGAAGCGATTGAGCGAGAAGTTGGATGGGTGGACGAGAGCGGCGATTAGTCGGCGATTGGCCGAGCGCGTGGTCGAAGGGGCAAGCATGATGAGTGCGGTCGTCGGCGTTCACGAAGAATTACAGACGGCGTCGGGGCACGTGATTCCTATCGACAAACTCGAGGAGGTCAATCGCAAGGAGGTGAGCATCTCCGGGCGTGTCGAGACATTGTGGGAACCATCGCATCCGAGTATAGCGCAAGTCGGGCTCATCGAAGACGAAAGCGGGCGAGTCCGAGTTACGATCTGGAAAAACTCGCGAGCGCCGTGGATGGAGGAAGGCGAGCAAGTGTGCATTCGTGGAGCGGCCCGGAACTGGTACGAAGGACGCGTCTCCCTCGCCGTGACTGGGTGGAGCACCATGTTCTTCCCTGAGCGCGGTCGCTGGTGGGAATAG
- a CDS encoding SWIM zinc finger family protein — translation MTTPLARLKTTSRVRKRAQYEALEFELRDGDVRVRNGSYADPENHEYTVRIEDDLPTACTCPADAKYSGACKHRVAVALRQPILDAVRHHQLLADGGETVQPSNHPPDHEENSGEQPETDEPDCDCADLSSDFPCWECYRTGRRDLPE, via the coding sequence ATGACGACACCACTTGCAAGACTCAAGACGACGAGTAGAGTGAGGAAACGCGCCCAGTACGAAGCCCTCGAGTTCGAACTTCGAGATGGCGATGTGCGTGTGCGGAATGGGAGCTACGCCGATCCGGAGAATCACGAATACACCGTCCGCATCGAGGACGACCTGCCGACCGCGTGTACGTGCCCGGCAGACGCAAAATACAGCGGGGCGTGCAAACACCGCGTCGCTGTTGCGCTCCGCCAACCCATTCTCGACGCCGTCCGCCACCACCAACTCCTCGCCGACGGTGGCGAAACTGTCCAGCCCTCAAACCACCCTCCCGACCACGAGGAGAACTCTGGAGAACAACCGGAGACAGACGAACCAGACTGTGACTGTGCGGACCTCTCCAGCGATTTTCCGTGTTGGGAGTGCTACCGAACTGGCCGACGTGACCTCCCCGAATAG
- a CDS encoding DUF7504 family protein has protein sequence MSVGNHKRVCFRGGSVEDEEYDLHEMQAKLKELKQAGSTLLVTGTVGERTAAYASSNLFGGPEASPPRKRVLALTDGSRAQTRAHFQGTGVQTKSQNWVIDLQEQERSIPATASPNLPALEREPNSLTALQAELQKAIDWFARGGLEPAELRVGIDSLSYLLDEYSLVEVERLVASISASVKVDNGMSHFIYQRDPDENRETIEKLMAYCDAEIQLRKRNGNPAEQRWRIPDVGTTGWTRL, from the coding sequence ATGTCTGTAGGGAATCACAAACGGGTCTGCTTCCGCGGCGGGTCAGTAGAGGACGAAGAATACGATCTCCACGAAATGCAGGCCAAACTCAAGGAACTCAAACAGGCTGGAAGTACACTCCTCGTCACAGGAACCGTCGGTGAACGAACTGCCGCCTACGCGAGCAGCAATCTCTTCGGCGGCCCAGAGGCTTCACCGCCCCGAAAACGAGTCCTCGCTCTCACCGATGGCTCACGGGCACAGACCAGAGCACATTTCCAAGGGACGGGAGTACAAACGAAGTCTCAAAACTGGGTTATCGACCTCCAAGAACAAGAGCGAAGTATTCCGGCAACTGCAAGCCCAAATCTCCCGGCGCTCGAACGAGAGCCGAACTCACTGACTGCACTCCAAGCAGAACTGCAAAAGGCGATCGATTGGTTCGCCCGTGGCGGCCTCGAACCAGCCGAACTCCGCGTCGGAATCGATTCGCTAAGCTATCTCCTCGACGAGTACAGCCTCGTCGAAGTTGAACGACTCGTCGCAAGCATCAGTGCCAGCGTCAAAGTCGATAACGGGATGTCGCACTTCATCTATCAACGGGACCCGGACGAGAACCGCGAGACCATCGAAAAGCTGATGGCTTACTGCGATGCTGAAATTCAACTCCGAAAGCGGAACGGAAATCCTGCGGAACAACGGTGGCGGATTCCTGACGTTGGAACGACTGGCTGGACGCGCCTGTAA